In Fusarium poae strain DAOMC 252244 chromosome Unknown contig_1, whole genome shotgun sequence, the following are encoded in one genomic region:
- a CDS encoding uncharacterized protein (TransMembrane:1 (o917-937i)), whose translation MSSGNRGGGRGGRGNYGPRGGSGSFRGDRGGRGGRGGGGRGGYGGPTGSGQQTIQVFPNSQGQNPQVTKVEDALHPATKHKLDLSSLKLTEGFPGRPGYGTRGTKVELTANYVELLPPSNMTLHRYDIQISPVAAGKKHFRIVQLLLQAPELAPLQGDIATDFRSTLVSKTKFLQDEVLVEVPYRSEGEDEPTARATIYNVRVQYTKTLNIGELVNYLNSTSLSQSLLDKQELTQALNIFLNHYAKSSKNLVTIGSTKSFSLSSDAARGDIGSGLEIIRGFFSSVRVATCRILVNINVSHGAFYHAVPLPGLMKSYGLRSTVMLERFLKLVRIQTMHLPEKRNKANEVVPRVKTIFGLARKDDGHGLAHPPRVRQHGAGAKDVEFWLDGEASSSSAPKPVAKGGAKGKGKGKAYNRVLQDPQLPLVNCGNRDNPMYLPAEVCLVLPGQTSKSKLDSAQAQHMIRHAVRKPWENAAAIVREGVQTVGLDENANVLLRSFGLKITPGLIKVPGRILFGPKVIYKNNKAAGLRFGSWNMSDIKFNIGASLAKWSYLMVSIPGIRDSFDQQSLRAVMDEFHAALQKIGVNAAQPFPGQRLQLQHPDDPALDSALQRAAGALDLLFIILPGANIPLYKRIKTIADKNYGIHTICSVGSKLAKDRGRDQYMANVALKFNLKLGGINQMVENKNLGIIDQNKTMIVGIDVTHPSPGSSSNAPSVSAMVASIDKFLGQWPATLRIQRARQESTKGKHAALPENILIYRDGVSEGQYDMVLSQEFPQLRRACEQMYPAADTKKGLPRFTIIVCGKRHKTRFYPITEQDCDRSGNTKPGTVVDRGVTEARNWDFFLQAHAALQGTARPCHYYIVHDEIFRQIYAKSIPLPFQSIADIVEDLTHNMCYLFGRATKADAVELPSDLPQLFRHLGFCFLHLLLVFVKLLFQLSNRLLLVADHAPCRFPLLAEFVPEDPQDSKDLLEHCCAWIGGVLVFLEAIVRDSRGDSRGVGFLHRGREDHAYPATLRPVVVNPRRVASRHITIIVVLPPTNTTYRKALQCLHQILIAPI comes from the exons ATGTCTAGTGGGAATAGAGGCGGTGGAAGAGGTGGCCGTGGCAATTATGGACCTCGGGGAGGCAGCGGCAGTTTCCGAGGCGATAGAGGCGGACGTGGTGGACGTGGTGGAGGTGGAAGAGGAGGGTATGGAGGGCCGACTGGCAGTGGTCAACAAACTATCCAGGTCTTTCC CAACTCTCAAGGCCAAAACCCCCAGGTTACAAAGGTCGAAGATGCATTGCACCCAGCAACAAAGCACAAGCTCGATCTTAGTAGCCTGAAGCTAACCGAAGGCTTTCCCGGCCGCCCGGGGTATGGCACCCGGGGCACCAAGGTTGAACTCACGGCAAACTACGTCGAATTATTGCCGCCGTCGAACATGACCCTACATCGATACGATATACAGATCAGCCCAGTAGCTGCTGGTAAGAAGCATTTCCGGATTGTGCAGCTACTGCTCCAGGCGCCGGAATTGGCCCCTCTACAGGGCGATATTGCAACAGATTTCAGGTCTACTCTCGTCTCCAAAACTAAGTTTTTGCAGGACGAGGTCCTCGTTGAGGTCCCCTATCGCTCAGAAGGTGAAGACGAACCGACTGCTAGGGCTACCATATATAATGTTCGCGTCCAATATACGAAAACTTTAAATATCGGCGAGTTGGTCAACTACCTGAACTCAACAAGCCTCAGCCAGTCATTGCTAGATAAGCAGGAGTTGACGCAGGCTCTGAATATCTTTCTGAACCACTACGCCAAATCCTCAAAGAACCTTGTCACAATTGGATCGACAAAGAGCTTTTCTCTCAGCAGTGACGCAGCAAGAGGAGACATCGGCTCCGGCTTGGAAATCATTCGAGGCTTCTTTTCGAGCGTGCGCGTAGCGACTTGTCGCATtctcgtcaacatcaacgtcaGCCATGGAGCATTTTACCATGCTGTTCCTTTACCGGGGCTCATGAAAAGTTACGGACTTCGCAGCACCGTCATGTTGGAAAGGTTTCTCAAATTGGTTCGGATACAGACTATGCATCTTCCCGAGAAGCGTAACAAAGCCAACGAAGTTGTTCCCCGCGTCAAGACTATCTTCGGGCTGGCTAGGAAGGACGATGGACATGGCTTGGCCCACCCACCGCGCGTTAGACAGCACGGGGCAGGTGCCAAAGATGTGGAGTTCTGGCTCGATGGTGAAGCCAGCTCCTCTAGCGCACCTAAGCCGGTAGCCAAGGGAGGCGCGAAAGGGAAGGGCAAAGGGAAGG CATACAATCGAGTTCTACAAGACCCCCAGCTTCCGTTGGTTAACTGTGGCAACCGGGACAATCCGATGTATCTCCCAGCTGAGGTCTGCCTTGTCCTCCCGGGTCAGACTTCCAAGTCGAAACTTGACAGCGCTCAAGCGCAGCATATGATTCGCCACGCTGTTCGAAAGCCGTGGGAAAATGCGGCCGCGATTGTTAGGGAGGGTGTGCAGACTGTTGGTCTAGATGAGAACGCCAATGTACTTTTG CGTTCTTTTGGCCTGAAAATCACACCGGGACTTATCAAAGTCCCAGGTCGCATCCTTTTTGGTCCAAAGGTTAtctacaagaacaacaaggctGCTGGTCTCCGCTTCGGTAGTTGGAATATGTCggatattaaatttaacaTTGGCGCGTCACTTGCTAAATGGTCATACCTGATGGTCTCTATTCCTGGGATACGCGACTCTTTCGATCAGCAAAGCCTGCGGGCCGTTATGGATGAGTTCCATGCCGCCCTGCAGAAAATTGGCGTCAACGCAGCTCAACCGTTTCCAGGTCAACGCCTccaacttcaacatccaGACGATCCCGCGCTCGACTCAGCTTTACAGCGTGCCGCTGGAGCTTTAGATCTGCTTTTCATCATCCTGCCCGGAGCAAACATACCATTATACAAGCGCATCAAGACGATCGCCGACAAGAACTATGGTATCCACACTATCTGCTCGGTGGGTTCCAAACTAGCGAAAGACCGCGGCCGCGACCAATATATGGCCAATGTCGCTTTGAAGTTCAATCTCAAGCTCGGCGGCATCAATCAGATGGTGGAGAACAAGAATCTCGGTATCATCGACCAGAACAAGACGATGATTGTCGGCATCGACGTCACGCATCCTTCACCTGGCTCGTCTTCCAACGCGCCTTCTGTCTCTGCAATGGTGGCCTCCATTgacaagttcctaggccaaTGGCCCGCAACCTTGCGCATACAGCGCGCGAGACAGGAAAGC ACCAAGGGCAAACACGCCGCTCTCCCAGAGAATATTCTCATTTACCGTGACGGAGTCTCCGAAGGCCAATATGACATGGTCCTCTCGCAAGAGTTTCCTCAACTCCGCCGCGCATGCGAACAGATGTACCCAGCAGCTGACACCAAAAAAGGCCTTCCGCGCTTCACTATTATAGTCTGCGGCAAGCGGCACAAAACGCGATTCTATCCCATTACCGAGCAAGACTGCGATAGGTCTGGCAATACTAAACCCGGTACCGTCGTTGACCGCGGAGTGACTGAAGCGCGAAACTGGGATTTCTTCCTGCAGGCACACGCTGCACTTCAAGGGACTGCACGCCCATGTCACTATTACATCGTGCATGATGAGATATTCCGGCAGATCTATGCGAAGTCGATTCCACTTCCGTTCCAGAGCATCGCCGATATCGTTGAGGATCTCACACACAATATGTGCTACCTGTTCGGCCGCGCCACCAAGGCT GATGCTGTCGAGCTGCCCTCGGACCTGCCTCAACTCTTCCGCCACCTGGGCTTTTGTTTCCTGCATCTCTTGCTTGTATTCGTCAAGCTTCTGTTCCAACTCTCGAATCGTCTTTTGCTGGTCGCCGATCATGCTCCGTGTCGCTTCCCGCTGCTTGCTGAATTCGTCCCTGAGGATCCGCAAGACTCCAAAGACCTTTTGGAGCATTGCTGCGCCTGGATCGGTGGCGTTCTTGTCTTCTTGGAGGCCATCGTTCGTGATTCTCGAGGTGATTCGCGCGGTGTTGGTTTCT TGCACCG AGGCcgtgaagatcatgcctACCCTGCGACGCTTCGACCGGTCGTCGTCAATCCGCGTCGCGTCGCGTCAAGACATATCACCATCATTGTTGTCCTCCCCCCGACGAATACAACATACCGCAAAGCTCTACAATGCCTTCACCAGATACTCATAGCGCCAATATAA